In one window of Ruminococcus hominis DNA:
- the glyA gene encoding serine hydroxymethyltransferase, with protein sequence MYDFEEIVKTDPEIANAIKDEMNRQNSHIELIASENWVSKAVMAAMGSPLTNKYAEGYPGKRYYGGCQCVDVVEDLARERAKKLFGCEYVNVQPHSGAQANMAVMFAMLEPGDKIMGMNLDHGGHLTHGSPVNLSGKYFDVAHYGVDENGFIDYDEVLRIAKEHKPKLIVAGASAYARTIDFKRFREIADEVGAYLMVDIAHIAGLVATGLHPSPIPYAHVTTTTTHKTLRGPRGGMIMCSEEMNKKFNFNKAVFPGIQGGPLMHVIAAKAVCFEEALKPEYKEYMEQVVKNAQALSKGLIERGIKIVSGGTDNHLMLIDLSATEISGKELEKRLDDAHITANKNTIPNDPRSPFVTSGVRLGTPAVTTRGMLEEDMDKIAEIIALVVESEDNVEKAKAMVAELTDKYPLC encoded by the coding sequence ATGTATGATTTTGAAGAAATAGTAAAAACAGATCCTGAGATTGCGAATGCAATCAAAGACGAGATGAATCGTCAAAACTCACATATCGAATTAATTGCATCTGAAAACTGGGTAAGCAAAGCAGTGATGGCTGCAATGGGAAGCCCACTCACAAACAAATATGCTGAAGGATATCCTGGAAAAAGATATTATGGCGGATGTCAGTGCGTAGATGTTGTAGAAGATCTTGCAAGAGAACGTGCTAAAAAGTTATTTGGTTGTGAGTATGTAAATGTACAACCACATTCTGGTGCACAGGCTAACATGGCAGTTATGTTTGCTATGCTTGAACCTGGAGATAAGATTATGGGGATGAACCTTGATCATGGCGGACATTTAACACATGGCTCACCTGTAAATCTGTCCGGCAAATACTTCGATGTTGCTCACTATGGCGTAGATGAAAATGGATTTATTGATTATGATGAAGTGTTACGAATCGCCAAAGAACATAAGCCAAAATTAATCGTAGCAGGAGCAAGTGCTTATGCAAGAACGATTGATTTTAAGCGTTTTCGTGAAATTGCCGATGAAGTAGGGGCTTATTTAATGGTTGACATTGCACATATTGCAGGACTTGTAGCAACCGGATTACATCCAAGTCCAATTCCTTATGCACATGTTACCACCACAACAACACATAAGACTCTTCGCGGACCTCGCGGAGGTATGATTATGTGCAGCGAAGAAATGAATAAGAAATTTAATTTCAATAAAGCTGTCTTCCCTGGTATTCAAGGTGGTCCGTTAATGCATGTTATTGCTGCAAAAGCAGTTTGTTTTGAAGAAGCACTTAAACCGGAATATAAGGAATATATGGAGCAGGTTGTTAAAAATGCACAGGCCTTGAGTAAAGGCTTGATAGAACGTGGCATAAAGATTGTTTCCGGCGGTACCGATAATCATTTAATGCTGATTGATTTATCTGCAACAGAAATCAGTGGAAAAGAACTTGAAAAACGTTTGGATGATGCACATATTACAGCAAATAAAAATACAATTCCAAACGATCCTCGCTCACCATTTGTTACAAGTGGCGTGAGACTTGGAACACCAGCTGTTACAACTCGTGGTATGTTGGAAGAAGATATGGATAAGATTGCTGAAATTATTGCACTTGTAGTAGAAAGCGAAGATAATGTAGAAAAAGCAAAAGCAATGGTTGCTGAACTGACAGATAAATATCCGTTATGTTAA
- a CDS encoding cold-shock protein gives MTGTVKWFNNQKGYGFISDAEGNDVFVHYSGLVMDGFKSLEEGQAVEFDVTEGAKGPQATNVVKL, from the coding sequence ATGACAGGTACAGTAAAATGGTTTAATAACCAAAAAGGGTACGGATTCATCTCAGATGCTGAAGGAAATGACGTATTCGTTCACTATTCAGGATTAGTTATGGATGGGTTCAAATCTTTAGAAGAAGGTCAGGCTGTTGAATTTGATGTAACAGAAGGCGCTAAAGGACCACAGGCTACAAACGTAGTAAAACTTTAA
- a CDS encoding SPFH domain-containing protein gives MFGFLVLIIILIIVLFVLISCVKIVPQAHAYVLERLGGYKETWSVGIHFKMPILDRVARRVSLKEQVVDFEPQAVITKDNVTMQIDTVVFFQITDPKKYAYGVENPIAAIENLTATTLRNIIGDLELDETLTSRETINTKMRTILDIATDEWGIKVNRVELKNIMPPKAIQDAMEKQMKAERERREAILRAEGEKKSTILVAEGEKESVILEAEAAKQAAILKAEAEKQKRIKEAEGQAEAIRTVQKATAEGIEFIKAAGADEAVLTLKSLEAFAKAADGKATKIIIPSDLQGIAGLTKTISEVARTEKAEE, from the coding sequence ATGTTTGGATTTTTAGTACTTATCATCATTTTAATTATTGTACTTTTCGTACTTATTTCATGTGTCAAGATTGTTCCACAGGCTCATGCCTACGTTCTTGAGCGTCTTGGTGGATATAAAGAAACATGGAGTGTAGGTATTCATTTCAAAATGCCAATTTTAGATCGAGTAGCAAGGAGAGTTTCTTTAAAAGAGCAAGTTGTAGATTTCGAACCACAAGCGGTTATTACGAAAGATAATGTAACAATGCAGATTGATACAGTTGTCTTTTTCCAAATTACGGATCCTAAAAAATACGCATACGGAGTAGAAAATCCAATCGCGGCAATTGAGAATCTGACCGCTACAACCTTGCGTAACATTATCGGAGATTTAGAATTAGATGAAACCTTAACATCCCGTGAGACAATCAATACAAAAATGCGTACAATACTTGATATTGCTACCGATGAATGGGGGATTAAAGTAAACAGAGTAGAATTAAAGAATATCATGCCTCCTAAGGCTATTCAGGATGCTATGGAAAAACAAATGAAGGCAGAACGTGAACGAAGAGAAGCAATCTTGCGTGCAGAAGGTGAAAAGAAATCTACAATTCTTGTTGCAGAAGGTGAAAAAGAATCTGTTATTTTAGAGGCAGAAGCTGCAAAACAAGCTGCAATCTTAAAGGCTGAGGCAGAAAAACAGAAACGAATCAAAGAGGCAGAAGGTCAGGCCGAAGCGATTCGCACTGTGCAAAAAGCTACAGCGGAAGGTATTGAATTTATCAAGGCAGCAGGAGCCGATGAAGCTGTTTTAACATTAAAGAGTCTGGAAGCATTTGCAAAAGCGGCAGACGGTAAAGCGACAAAAATTATTATTCCGTCAGATTTACAAGGAATTGCAGGGCTGACAAAAACAATTTCAGAGGTTGCAAGAACAGAGAAAGCAGAAGAGTAG
- a CDS encoding ATP-dependent DNA helicase, with translation MEEPIIKISVRNLVEFILRTGDIDNRTSGSLEKDAMLQGSRLHRKIQRRMGADYHAEVALKTKVVCTDFLLLIEGRADGIIENDSGICIDEIKGTIRDLSHIEEPIGVHLAQAKCYAYIYATQQHLTNIDVQMTYCHLETEEIKRFKQNFLFDDLEKWFNELIHAYEKWAKFQIQWKKERDRTIQKTEFPFSYREGQREVVSSVYRTILRKKNLFIQAPTGIGKTMATIFPAVRAIGEGLGEKIFYLTAKTITKTVAEQAFYILRKNELRWKSVTITAKEKICFCEEAICNPDECPYAKGHFDRVNDAVFELISTKDECTREVIEEQARKYHVCPFEMSLDVSEWMDAIICDYNYVFDPDAHLKRFFSEGGTGEYLFLIDEAHNLVERGREMYSATLYKEDFLSMKKLFQSDAPKLAKRLDECNKQLLALKRECETYQVIDNVSHIALKCLNILGEIENYFDEQPSPEKKDALLDFYFQIRSFINIHDILDENYLIYTEMESDGRFKLKLFCVNPATNLQRFLAYGNSTIYFSATFLPVFYYKNLLSVNPDDYAIYAKSTFPEENKLLLLAEDVSTKYTLRGREMYQKIARYIQNIVSVQQGNYMVFFPSYRMLEEVYEQFVNLPTSSINNSVECILQSQYMNEIEREEFLNCFESQNDRTLIGFCVMGGIFSEGIDLAEDRLIGAIIVGTGLPQVCNERELLKQYFDAKKMSGFDFAYLYPGMNKVLQSAGRVIRTESDKGVIVLLDVRFLDNRYQAIFPREWKQYQLCQLNHVTDTVAAFWQDKNKERI, from the coding sequence ATGGAAGAACCTATCATAAAGATTTCCGTCCGCAATCTAGTAGAATTCATATTGCGGACGGGTGATATAGACAATCGGACATCCGGCAGTCTGGAGAAGGATGCGATGCTGCAAGGGAGCAGATTGCATCGTAAGATTCAACGCAGAATGGGAGCAGATTATCATGCCGAAGTAGCATTAAAAACAAAAGTTGTTTGTACGGACTTTTTACTTCTGATTGAAGGAAGGGCAGATGGTATTATTGAAAATGATTCTGGAATCTGCATAGATGAAATAAAGGGAACTATACGCGATTTATCTCATATAGAAGAACCGATAGGCGTCCACCTTGCTCAGGCAAAGTGTTACGCCTATATCTATGCCACACAGCAACATTTAACTAATATTGATGTGCAGATGACATATTGTCACTTGGAAACAGAAGAAATAAAACGTTTTAAGCAAAATTTTTTGTTTGATGATCTGGAAAAATGGTTTAACGAATTAATTCACGCATATGAAAAATGGGCAAAATTTCAAATTCAATGGAAGAAAGAACGTGATCGTACAATTCAAAAAACAGAATTTCCATTTTCATATAGAGAAGGACAACGTGAAGTTGTATCCTCTGTATATCGTACGATACTTCGCAAAAAAAATTTGTTTATCCAGGCTCCAACCGGAATTGGAAAAACTATGGCTACAATTTTCCCGGCTGTTCGCGCAATAGGCGAAGGACTTGGAGAAAAAATATTTTATTTGACAGCAAAAACAATTACAAAAACCGTAGCGGAGCAAGCTTTTTATATACTTCGCAAGAACGAATTAAGATGGAAATCTGTCACGATTACTGCAAAAGAAAAAATTTGTTTTTGCGAAGAAGCGATTTGTAATCCTGACGAATGTCCTTATGCGAAAGGACATTTTGACCGTGTAAATGATGCTGTATTTGAATTAATCAGCACAAAAGATGAATGTACGAGAGAAGTCATAGAAGAACAGGCAAGAAAATACCATGTATGTCCGTTTGAGATGTCACTTGATGTCAGTGAATGGATGGATGCAATCATTTGTGACTATAATTATGTATTTGATCCAGACGCTCATTTAAAACGTTTTTTCTCAGAAGGCGGAACAGGAGAGTATTTGTTCTTAATTGATGAAGCACATAACCTTGTTGAGCGCGGTCGAGAGATGTATAGCGCCACGCTTTACAAAGAAGATTTTTTATCTATGAAAAAATTATTCCAAAGCGATGCTCCAAAGCTTGCAAAACGCCTGGATGAATGTAATAAACAACTCTTGGCATTAAAACGTGAATGTGAAACATATCAAGTGATAGATAATGTTTCACACATTGCCTTAAAGTGCTTAAATATTCTAGGAGAAATAGAAAACTATTTTGATGAACAGCCTTCTCCTGAAAAAAAAGATGCCCTCCTTGATTTTTATTTTCAGATTCGTTCATTCATTAATATCCATGATATTTTGGATGAAAATTATTTAATCTATACGGAAATGGAATCGGATGGTCGTTTTAAATTAAAATTGTTTTGTGTAAATCCGGCAACAAATCTACAACGTTTTTTAGCATATGGGAACAGCACAATTTATTTTTCGGCAACATTTTTACCTGTTTTTTATTACAAAAACTTACTTAGTGTCAATCCAGATGATTATGCAATTTATGCAAAATCTACATTTCCAGAAGAAAATAAACTTCTCTTATTGGCAGAGGATGTGAGTACTAAATATACATTGCGTGGACGTGAAATGTATCAAAAAATCGCACGATACATTCAAAATATTGTATCTGTCCAACAAGGAAATTACATGGTATTTTTCCCTTCTTATCGCATGTTAGAAGAGGTTTACGAACAGTTTGTTAATCTTCCTACATCTTCGATAAATAATTCTGTAGAATGCATTCTTCAATCACAGTATATGAATGAAATTGAACGTGAAGAGTTTTTGAATTGTTTTGAAAGCCAGAACGATAGAACCTTAATTGGTTTTTGCGTGATGGGAGGAATTTTTTCGGAGGGGATTGATCTGGCTGAAGATCGCTTAATCGGAGCAATTATTGTTGGAACCGGGTTGCCTCAGGTATGTAATGAAAGAGAATTATTGAAACAATATTTTGATGCAAAAAAAATGTCGGGATTTGATTTTGCTTACTTATATCCGGGAATGAATAAAGTATTACAATCTGCAGGACGTGTGATCCGTACAGAATCAGACAAAGGAGTTATTGTATTACTTGATGTAAGATTTTTAGACAATCGATATCAGGCTATATTTCCGCGTGAATGGAAACAATACCAATTATGTCAGTTGAATCATGTGACTGACACTGTAGCCGCATTTTGGCAGGATAAAAATAAGGAGAGAATATAA
- a CDS encoding GreA/GreB family elongation factor, producing MRDKLTKSDVKKIEEEIEYRKLVVRKEAIEAVKEARAHGDLSENFEYHAAKKDKNKNDSRIRYLERMLKTAIIVDDSSKDDEVGINNTVELYMEDDDEIETYRLVTSVRGSSIQGLISIDSPLGKAILGHKLNDRVYIQVNDNFGYYAIIKKIINTQNDENDELRKF from the coding sequence ATGCGTGATAAATTAACTAAAAGCGATGTAAAAAAAATAGAGGAAGAAATTGAATACAGAAAATTAGTTGTCAGAAAAGAAGCAATTGAAGCAGTAAAAGAGGCTCGTGCCCATGGCGATTTAAGTGAAAATTTTGAGTATCATGCTGCTAAAAAAGATAAAAATAAAAACGATAGCAGAATTCGTTATCTGGAAAGGATGCTGAAAACAGCCATTATTGTCGATGACAGTTCAAAAGATGATGAAGTCGGAATTAATAATACTGTAGAATTATACATGGAAGATGATGACGAAATAGAGACCTACAGACTTGTCACTTCTGTACGAGGCAGTTCAATTCAAGGATTGATCAGTATTGATTCTCCTCTTGGAAAAGCAATTTTAGGACATAAACTAAACGACAGAGTATATATTCAGGTAAACGATAATTTCGGCTACTATGCAATTATTAAAAAAATTATAAACACTCAAAATGATGAAAATGATGAGCTTCGCAAATTCTAA
- a CDS encoding 2-hydroxyacyl-CoA dehydratase, whose protein sequence is MSLNKLYTLGIDIGSTTVKIAVLDQDNEVLFSDYERHFANIQETLSDLLGRALYKLGPIQVSPVITGSGGLSLAKHLGVPFVQEVIAVSTALQDYAPQTDVAIELGGEDAKIIYFEGGNVEQRMNGVCAGGTGSFIDQMASLLQTDATGLNEYAKNYHALYSIAARCGVFAKTDIQPLINEGASKEDLAASIFQAVVNQTISGLACGKPIRGHVAFLGGPLHFLSELKEAFIRTLKLDDEHIIAPKHSHLFAAIGSALNSKKDVKVSLREMQERLAAKIQMEFEVDRMEPLFASKAEYDAFISRHNQHQVPMKDLASYKGKVFLGIDAGSTTTKAALVGDDGTLLYSFYHNNDGDPLGTTISAIKDIYSQLPEDVEIVHSCSTGYGEALIKEALLLDEGEVETVSHYYAASFFEPDVDCILDIGGQDMKCIKIKNQTVDSVQLNEACSSGCGSFIETFAKSLNYSVEDFAQEALYAHNPIDLGTRCTVFMNSKVKQAQKEGAEVSDISAGLAYSVIKNALFKVIKVSDASELGKHIVVQGGTFYNNAVLRSFEKIANCEAIRPDIAGIMGAFGAALIARERYVECEGTTMLSIEDIEALEYSTTMTKCKGCTNNCRLTINHFSGGRKFITGNRCERGLGKEKVKNKLPNLFEYKMQRYFGYTPLKANEAVHGVIGIPRVLNMYENYPFWFTLFTKLGFSVLLSPASTRKIYELGIESIPSESECYPAKLAHGHVQWLINQGVTHIFYPSIPYERKEFADANNHYNCPIVTSYPENIKNNMDPIVQGEVDFIHPFLSLESEETVAYRMVEELGEKFSIDEKEIRAAVHDAWEELAACRNDMRKKGEETIQFLKETGNRGIVLAGRPYHIDPEVNHGIPELINSYNMAVLTEDSISHLNPVERPLNVMDQWMYHSRLYAAANYVKTVDNLDLIQLNSFGCGLDAVTTDQVAEILTNSDKIYTSLKIDEVNNLGAARIRIRSLLAAIRVREQRNTKRNIKPASIDKVSFTKEMRATYTILCPQMSPIHFEIVEPAFKAAGYKLEVLPNDNKQAVDVGLKYVNNDACYPSLMVVGQIMDAILSGKYDTDHLAVIISQTGGGCRASNYIGFIRRALKKAGYAHIPVISINLSGLEANPGFKITPSLALRGIYGAVFGDIFMKCIYRMRPYEAVPGTTDAIHKKWAEVCKKFVSEGYPSRRKFKQLCRSIIEDFDNIETLDVKKPRVGVVGEILVKFLPAANNHLVELLEAEGAEAVVPDLLDFLQYCFYNQNFKASHLGFKKSKARIANIGIKVLEWFRLPATEAFKASKHFNPPAHIEDLANMASDIVSLGNQTGEGWFLTGEMLELIHSGAGNIVCTQPFACLPNHVVGKGVIKELRRLYPQSNIVAIDYDPGASEVNQLNRIKLMLSTANKNLEKEQA, encoded by the coding sequence ATGAGTTTGAACAAATTATATACTTTGGGGATTGATATCGGTTCTACAACTGTTAAAATTGCAGTTCTTGATCAAGATAATGAAGTATTATTCTCTGATTATGAACGACATTTTGCTAATATTCAGGAAACATTATCTGATCTGCTTGGGAGAGCTCTTTATAAGTTGGGTCCAATACAGGTGTCCCCTGTCATTACCGGTTCCGGTGGACTATCGCTCGCTAAACATTTAGGAGTACCTTTTGTACAAGAGGTAATTGCTGTTTCAACGGCATTACAGGATTATGCTCCGCAAACAGATGTTGCTATCGAATTAGGTGGCGAGGATGCGAAAATCATATATTTTGAAGGCGGTAATGTAGAACAGCGTATGAATGGAGTCTGCGCCGGTGGAACAGGTTCCTTTATTGACCAAATGGCATCTCTGTTACAGACAGATGCTACCGGATTAAACGAATATGCTAAAAATTACCATGCATTATATTCAATTGCTGCTCGTTGTGGAGTATTTGCCAAAACAGATATCCAGCCGCTGATCAATGAAGGGGCTTCCAAGGAAGACCTGGCAGCTTCTATTTTTCAGGCAGTAGTCAATCAGACAATCAGTGGACTTGCCTGTGGTAAACCAATTCGTGGTCACGTTGCTTTCTTGGGCGGACCATTACATTTCTTGTCAGAATTAAAAGAGGCATTTATCCGCACACTGAAGTTGGATGATGAACACATTATCGCACCTAAGCATTCGCATTTATTTGCTGCTATCGGTTCTGCATTGAATTCAAAGAAAGATGTGAAGGTATCTCTTCGTGAAATGCAGGAACGACTTGCCGCTAAAATCCAAATGGAATTTGAAGTGGATCGTATGGAACCATTGTTTGCATCAAAGGCTGAATACGATGCATTTATTTCAAGACATAATCAGCATCAAGTGCCAATGAAAGATCTTGCTTCATATAAAGGAAAGGTATTTTTAGGTATCGATGCAGGTTCAACAACTACAAAAGCCGCTTTGGTCGGTGACGATGGAACGCTTTTGTATTCTTTTTATCATAATAATGATGGAGATCCACTCGGAACAACGATTTCTGCTATTAAAGATATATACAGCCAGTTGCCGGAAGATGTAGAAATTGTACACTCCTGCTCTACCGGATATGGTGAAGCGTTGATTAAAGAAGCACTTCTCTTAGATGAGGGAGAGGTAGAAACCGTTTCACACTATTACGCAGCATCATTTTTTGAACCGGATGTTGACTGTATTCTTGATATCGGTGGTCAGGATATGAAATGTATCAAAATTAAAAATCAGACCGTTGATAGCGTACAATTAAACGAAGCGTGTTCTTCAGGATGTGGTTCATTTATCGAAACATTTGCAAAATCATTGAATTATTCAGTGGAAGATTTTGCACAGGAAGCATTATATGCACATAATCCAATTGATTTAGGAACACGTTGTACAGTGTTTATGAATTCAAAAGTAAAGCAGGCTCAAAAAGAAGGTGCAGAAGTATCTGATATTTCGGCAGGTCTTGCATATTCGGTTATAAAAAATGCGTTGTTTAAAGTAATTAAAGTATCGGATGCATCAGAACTCGGAAAACATATTGTTGTACAGGGTGGAACATTTTACAATAATGCTGTTTTAAGAAGTTTTGAAAAAATTGCAAATTGTGAAGCTATCCGTCCGGATATTGCCGGAATCATGGGAGCTTTTGGAGCTGCGCTTATTGCTCGTGAACGTTATGTTGAATGTGAAGGTACGACAATGCTTTCTATTGAGGATATTGAGGCCTTGGAGTATTCTACCACTATGACAAAATGCAAAGGATGTACAAATAACTGCCGTCTGACAATCAATCATTTCAGTGGCGGGCGTAAATTTATTACCGGAAACCGTTGTGAACGTGGTCTTGGAAAAGAAAAGGTGAAAAATAAATTACCAAACTTGTTTGAATATAAGATGCAGCGTTATTTTGGATATACTCCGTTAAAAGCAAATGAAGCTGTGCATGGAGTGATTGGTATTCCGCGTGTTTTAAATATGTATGAAAATTATCCGTTCTGGTTTACATTGTTTACGAAACTCGGATTTTCGGTACTGCTCTCTCCTGCTTCTACAAGAAAGATATATGAATTAGGCATTGAATCCATTCCAAGTGAATCAGAATGTTATCCTGCAAAGCTTGCACATGGGCATGTACAATGGCTGATCAATCAGGGCGTTACGCATATTTTCTACCCTTCCATTCCATATGAAAGAAAAGAATTTGCCGATGCGAATAACCATTATAATTGTCCGATCGTAACATCGTATCCTGAAAATATTAAGAATAATATGGATCCGATCGTTCAGGGAGAGGTAGATTTTATTCATCCATTTTTAAGTCTGGAAAGCGAAGAAACTGTTGCATATCGAATGGTTGAAGAGCTTGGAGAAAAATTTTCAATTGACGAAAAAGAAATACGTGCAGCGGTTCATGATGCATGGGAGGAACTTGCAGCCTGTCGCAATGATATGCGAAAAAAAGGAGAAGAAACGATACAGTTCTTAAAGGAAACAGGAAACAGAGGAATTGTACTTGCAGGTCGTCCATACCACATTGACCCGGAGGTTAATCATGGTATTCCGGAACTGATCAATTCTTATAATATGGCTGTTTTAACAGAGGACTCTATTTCACATTTGAATCCAGTAGAACGACCATTAAATGTAATGGATCAGTGGATGTATCATTCTCGTTTATATGCAGCTGCAAACTATGTAAAAACGGTAGATAATCTGGATTTGATCCAGCTTAATTCATTCGGTTGTGGATTGGATGCAGTAACAACAGATCAAGTTGCAGAAATTTTAACAAATTCAGATAAAATTTATACTTCATTAAAAATTGATGAAGTAAACAACTTAGGTGCTGCAAGAATCCGTATTCGTTCTCTACTTGCTGCAATTCGTGTTCGCGAACAGAGAAATACAAAACGCAACATTAAGCCGGCATCGATCGATAAAGTTTCATTTACAAAAGAAATGCGGGCAACATATACAATCCTTTGTCCTCAGATGTCTCCGATTCATTTTGAGATTGTTGAGCCTGCATTTAAAGCAGCAGGTTATAAATTGGAAGTGCTTCCAAATGATAATAAACAGGCTGTAGATGTTGGATTGAAATATGTAAATAATGATGCATGTTATCCATCACTTATGGTAGTAGGACAAATTATGGATGCTATTTTATCTGGAAAATATGATACCGATCATCTTGCAGTAATCATAAGTCAGACAGGTGGTGGATGTCGAGCTTCCAACTATATTGGATTTATCCGTCGTGCCTTAAAAAAAGCCGGATATGCACATATTCCAGTTATTTCTATCAACTTAAGCGGACTGGAGGCAAATCCTGGATTTAAGATTACTCCGTCTCTTGCTCTTCGTGGAATTTATGGAGCTGTATTTGGTGATATTTTCATGAAATGTATATATCGCATGCGTCCTTATGAAGCTGTGCCAGGCACAACAGATGCAATACATAAAAAATGGGCAGAAGTTTGTAAGAAATTTGTCTCAGAAGGATATCCTTCAAGAAGAAAATTCAAACAACTTTGCCGCAGTATTATAGAAGATTTTGATAACATTGAAACTTTAGATGTGAAAAAACCTCGCGTAGGAGTTGTTGGCGAGATTCTTGTTAAATTCCTTCCTGCTGCAAATAATCATCTTGTTGAATTACTTGAGGCAGAAGGCGCTGAGGCAGTTGTCCCGGACTTGCTGGATTTCTTACAGTATTGTTTTTATAATCAGAATTTTAAAGCATCGCACCTTGGATTTAAAAAATCCAAAGCACGAATTGCAAATATAGGAATTAAAGTATTAGAGTGGTTTAGGCTTCCTGCAACCGAAGCATTTAAAGCAAGTAAGCATTTTAATCCACCGGCTCATATTGAAGATTTGGCAAATATGGCATCCGACATCGTATCTCTTGGAAATCAAACTGGTGAGGGTTGGTTCTTAACAGGAGAAATGTTAGAACTGATACACAGTGGAGCTGGAAATATCGTTTGTACACAGCCATTTGCATGCCTTCCAAATCATGTAGTTGGAAAAGGTGTAATTAAAGAACTTCGTAGATTATATCCGCAGTCTAACATTGTTGCGATTGATTATGACCCAGGTGCAAGTGAGGTAAATCAGTTGAATAGAATTAAATTGATGCTATCGACAGCAAATAAAAACTTAGAAAAAGAACAGGCATAA
- a CDS encoding NfeD family protein, with protein MKEEIFIWLGLLIVFLIIEIITVGLTTIWMAGGTLVALILCLAGFNLWCQIISFLIVSFILLLFTRPFAMKYINCHHEKTNYEQVIGKVVKITKKVDNLEETGAAVVNGLEWTARTKNTGEILNPGDLAKVIEISGVKLIVEKYQEG; from the coding sequence ATGAAAGAAGAGATTTTTATATGGCTTGGATTGTTGATTGTATTTTTAATCATTGAGATTATTACTGTCGGACTTACAACAATCTGGATGGCAGGAGGAACTTTAGTAGCGTTAATTTTATGTCTGGCTGGTTTCAACCTATGGTGTCAGATCATATCCTTTTTAATTGTATCCTTTATCTTATTATTATTTACAAGACCTTTTGCTATGAAATACATAAATTGTCATCATGAAAAAACCAATTATGAACAAGTAATAGGAAAAGTGGTTAAAATCACAAAAAAAGTAGATAATTTAGAAGAAACGGGTGCAGCTGTCGTGAATGGTTTAGAATGGACCGCACGCACAAAAAATACCGGAGAAATTTTAAATCCAGGAGATCTTGCAAAAGTGATTGAAATTTCAGGTGTAAAATTAATTGTTGAAAAATATCAGGAGGGATAA